Genomic segment of Anaerobranca gottschalkii DSM 13577:
CATCAACGGTAGCTTTATGTTCTCTATTAACCAATGAATTGATCACATCTTGACTACCCCGGATGACAATATCTACTGTGGAAGGAGTTACTATATATTGAAAATCCCTATTTGCCCCAATAATCTCTACAGGGATATTAGTTAATGTTCTGGTAAATTCCGGTGTATTTAAGGGACTTTGCTGCCCATAGACAAAAAGCCATAATATTACCCCTAAAAAGATAGAAATGAATTTAGTCCCAAGATTTTTACCATAACCCTTCACTTTTTACCACCTCCAAGGCCACTTACTAGCCTCTTCTTCACTATTTTTCAGTTCTATCGCCAGCATTTCCCTTAGGGTTTTTTCATCTAAATAACGGGTTAGTTTTCCGTTCTTCGCCAAGGAGATTACCCCTGTTTCTTCAGAAACTATGATCACTACAGCATCACTTTGTTCACTTATACCTAGTGCTGCTCTATGCCTAGTTCCTAAATCTTTACTGATATCTAAGTTTTCACTTAAAGGAAGGTAACAGGTTGCTGCCGCTATTCTATTTCCCTTTATTATTGCTGCTCCATCATGGAGAGGGGTTTTTAAAGTAAAGATATTAACTATTAACTGGGAAGATATTATTGCGTCTAAAGGTACTCCCGTCTCTATGTGTTCATTTAGTCCTGTTTCCCGTTCTATTACTATTAGTGCACCAACTTTTTCCTTTGATAGTGTAACGACACCTTTCACCAACTCAGTAACCACCTGTTCAAATTCCTTAGGAGCTAAAAAGCGGGTAGATTTGAAAAATTTACCCCTTCCTAGCTGTTCCAAAGCTCTCCGAAGTTCAGGATAAAAAATTATTGGTAAAGCAACTAACCCTACTGTCATTGTCTGATTTAATAACCAATTTATTGTATTTAACCCTAGCCAACCGGTAACAACAGTGGCAGTAAGTAAAACTCCTAACCCTTTAATCAATTGAACAGCTCTAGTCCCTTTTATCAACATGATTACTTTGTAAAGAACAAAGGAAACTATAGCAATATCAATAGCATCTTTTATATTGAAATTTGATATTACACGGGTTATCAACTGCCACATAAAAAATACCTCCACCCCTAATTCATGTTTTAACCTTATCTATTTTTTGTAATGGGAAAATAAAGTATCGCTGCTCCTTTTTATTTTCGACTTTATAATATATAGATGTTAGCACAGCATCAGCAATTATTATAAACCAAATGAAGTATAATAACCAGTTTGTATATTTTAAGCTTAGTATACCTAGGGAATATAAAGCTAAGGCTAAAATTCCTTTTAATAACTGTTTATTGTAGAATTGACCAGATGACGGTAAAAAAATAGACATTAACAAAGCAAGGACAGGTGATGTATTAGGACATCTCATTTTTCCCAAAAATTTGATAAATTAATGCCCCAATAAAGTTTCCGAAAAATACTATTAGAATCCACATTATCCTGTCCCCACTATTCCTAA
This window contains:
- the cdaA gene encoding diadenylate cyclase CdaA; its protein translation is MWQLITRVISNFNIKDAIDIAIVSFVLYKVIMLIKGTRAVQLIKGLGVLLTATVVTGWLGLNTINWLLNQTMTVGLVALPIIFYPELRRALEQLGRGKFFKSTRFLAPKEFEQVVTELVKGVVTLSKEKVGALIVIERETGLNEHIETGVPLDAIISSQLIVNIFTLKTPLHDGAAIIKGNRIAAATCYLPLSENLDISKDLGTRHRAALGISEQSDAVVIIVSEETGVISLAKNGKLTRYLDEKTLREMLAIELKNSEEEASKWPWRW
- a CDS encoding PLD nuclease N-terminal domain-containing protein; protein product: MAFLGCLPIIFLFPLLFFIFWIVTLFEVLRRPDDTFRNSGDRIMWILIVFFGNFIGALIYQIFGKNEMS